The genome window CGGCTATGAGGCTACTTACCTTGATGGAACCAATGACTGGGAATGGGGAAGCTGGCCCAATATGGATAAACGTGCAATTGAATACAACGCAAGCACAATAAAAGCTTCTATAGCCCGTGTTAATGAAACAACAGGCCTTGATATTACCGATGATCACATTAAAGCAGCATTGCAGGAAATAATGCAGATTACAATGGGCTATATGACTCTTACCGGAATGGTGTCTAAGGCTGATCCGCAGCCTATAAGCCAGGCCGATATCGGATTGGTATTTTTAATCAAGGGTGCAGGAACACGCTATCCCAAAGATGTAATCAACGGCATTAATATGCTCATTAAGGAAACAAAACAAAAAATTGATGCAGGAGTTGGAGTAGTGCCCAAAGGTGCTCCAAGGGTATATGTGCAGCTTAGAACACTTGTGGACCAGAAGCCTATGAGAGCAATCGAAGAGCTGGGGCTTGCAATACCGATGATGATGGTGGACGGTTACCACCCTTATGAAACTCAGCCTACAAATTATCCTGATGATCGATGGATGTCTTTATCCGAGCAGGCATTTCGCAAACCTCAGCTTAGTTCCGCCGAAGGAAGTCTGCGATACTGGGAATGGTGTGCAAATGATCAGAAAGTTGACGGAATTATCATGATGTATCCAATATCGTGCCGGCCTTTTTGCAGCCCCACATTTATAGGAAAAGATTATATAGAAAAAAACACCGGGCTTCCAACTATCCTGGTTGAAGCGGACGGCTACGATACGAGAAACTACAGCTCAGGGCAGATAAAGACAAGGATTGAATCATTTGCTGAAATTTTAAAAGCCAACAAAAAGATAGCTGCCGGAACTCTTTGATACACGAAAAGCTGAACTGACTCTCTATGGTAATTTTAAGCCGATAAGTATTCCCAGTTTCTGAGCATAATCAGATTATGATGAAATAGTAATAAGTCGTCATTCCCGCGGAGGCGGGAATCCAAAGAATACGAATCTGATTGAATTTGCTGGATTCCCGTTTTCACGGGAATGACAAGATAAAGGTTTTTCAGACTTTTTGCTGGGCCTTCAGATTATGCTCATCACAGCATCAAATACCTCGGTTACGGTTATATTCTTCATACATGCTGTATTGTCGCATTCTTTTTTAAGGCATGGGCTGCAATCCTTATCGCTTCTTATTACTTTATGTCCTTTTCCGTAAGGGCCGGTTCGCAACGGTGAAGTAGGTCCGAAAAGCGAAACAACCTTGCATCCCATTGCAGATGCGATATGCATAGGTCCGGTATCAGTACAGACAAGAACCGAACATTTCGAATAAAGGTAAGCAAGTTCTTTTAGGCTTGTACGGCCTGCAAAATTTATTGTTCTATCTTTACTGTCCATTTTATTCATAATGCCATCGATAACCGGTACATCCTGTTTACTTCCTGTAAATATTATACTACAGGACAAATCCTTTTGCAGCATTGAAGCAAGTTTAGAAAATTTATCTTCTTCCCATAACTTTGTTTTCCATTTGGCAATTGGATTAACGGCTATAATATTTTTATTTTCTATTTGTGATCCAAGCAGGTTGTCGATAAGATTTTTATCCTGTTCAAAAACAGGAATTTCACCCTTAACGGTATCGGTATTGCAACCAAGATATGATGCTACTTTGAGATAGCGGTCAATTGCATGCTGTTCGTAGCTGACAGGGACAGGAAGTTCTTTTAAGAAAAATGAAGCTCCTTCCCTTGATCCGCTCATGCCTATTTTCCTTTTCCCCTTTGAAATTGCAGCTAAAACACCGCTTCTGAAAAGACCCTGCAAATCAATTACTACATCATATGAAGATAATCTCACATCTTTATAAAATTTAATTATATCAGAAGATGTCTTTATGAATTTTGAAGGTTCGAAAATTTCTTTTTGCCATCTTTTTCTTCCTGATACAATAATTTGGTTAATCGACGGGTGCCCAGATATTACCTGGGAAGCTTCTTCTTCAATCAGCCAGTCTATTTTAGAGGCAGGAAAGCATTGTCTTATTGCTTCAAGAAATGGAAGAGCGTGAACAACATCACCTATGGAGCTTAATTTAATTATTAAAATATTTTTGACATCTGTCATTCGGATATATTTTCACAAGCGGACCTGAATTGTTCCATTTCTTGCCAGACTTGTTCAGGTGTTATGGAAAGCATGCATTTAAAATCTGTAGGGCACTCCTGCTTTAAGCATGGTGCGCAATCGATATCATGTTTTACAATTCTTGTTTTTGGGCCTCGCGGTCCGGTAGCTATATGATCGGTAGAACCAAAAATCGCAAGAGTTGGAACACCAAGTGCTGCTGCTACATGCATGAGGCCTGAATCATTTGATACAAAAAAATTACACCTGCTGATAATCGCTATTGCTTCTTCAAGAGAGGTTATACCGCAAAAGTCTACAGGGGTATGTATCATCAGGTTGCTTACAACGGTACCGATATATTTTTCTTTTTTGCTGCCCATTATAATTGTTTTTGCACCCCATCTTTGGGCCGCGATATCTCCTATTTCAGCAAAACGTTCCGGGGGCCACTTTTTAGCATTTCCGAAAATTGCTCCCGGTGCAAAACCAAGCACAAACTCATCATTATTTATACCATTTTGTTTTAAAATATTATCTGCTCTATTAAAATTGTTTTCTGAAATATAAATAACAGGATTACGGCTTTCTGCCTTAAAGCCTAATGCCTTTATGATAGACAGATAATATTCAACCTGATGGATCTTAAATATTTCATTGGTTCTTTTTATCGGATGGGTCAGCAATATACCCCGGCCATCCGAATCGAAACCGACTCTGTTTTTTACTCCGCCAAGGTATGCAATTATGGCTGCTTCAAATGCATTCTGAAAAAGAATTGCAAGATCAAATTGTTTTTCTTTTATAGATTCAACCAGACTGCGTATTTCAGATATATCTTTTATAAAGCTTTCGTGTTTTTGAAAAACCATAACATTGCTTACGGCAGGATGATTTTCAAATAAAGGAGCAACCCACGGCCTTGCAATAACAGTAATCTTTGCAGATGGAAAACTCTCAGATACTGCCTCAAGTGCCGGAAGAGTCATTACGGCATCGCCTACCCAGTTTGTGGCACGAATGAGTATCGTGTTAATACTTGAGCCCTCAAGCGGTTGAAGCTGCATAATTTCTCTTCCTCCCGGAATTTTGGCTATATTTTCTATCCTTATTAATTAACATGTTCTTTAATATGCCTTAATGCTTCTTTTATCGCTCCCTGGTGTTTATTAACAAACTTTTTAGAGTTTTCCCCTATTTTGCCACAAAAACCGGAATCTTCAAGAAGCTTTTTTATGTTTTCAAAAAGTTCGGTTTCGTTATTCACCTGAATGGCACCTTTATCTTTTAATATAAGATCGGACATAAGAACAAAATTATGCATATAAGGGCCAAAAAGCACCGGGCATCCAAAACTTGCAGGTTCAAGCGGGTTATGGCCTCCTAGAGGAACCATGCTTCCGCCGATATAAGCAATTTTGCCAATACCGTAGATTCTGTTTAATTCTCCTATAGTATTTAAAATCAAAATTTTGTAAGGTTCTTTGTTGTTAAGTAAATCAGTTTTCAGAATACTTTTTATGGCCATCTCCTGAGCAATTTTAAGTATTGTGCCTGATTCTTCTATATTTCTGGGAGCAAGAATAAGGCGCAGACCGGGAAATTGGGGTAAAAGCCTTGAGAAAACATTTAGTATTATTTTATCTTCTTCTTTGTGAATACTTCCTGCAACCCATATGTCATCTTTTGCAGATAGAGATAATTTCTTAAACCATTCATCCCGTTCCTGTGTCTGCATCGGGACCCATTGCCTGTCGAATTTAATATTTCCTGTAGTTATAATTTTATTTTTATCAATGCCTGTTTCAATAAGCCTTTTTGAGTCATGTTCCGATTGCATCATACATAATGCAAATTTATCGAAAACGGGTTTGATAAAAAAAGATAATCTCTTGTATGCTTTGAAAGTACGCGGCGAAATACGGCCGTTTACAAGAAAACATTTTATATTTCTTTTCGAAAGATTATTTAAAAGACCAGGCCAAATATCTGTTTCAATAAGCAGGAAAAAATATGGATTGATATGATTTCTTATCCTGTTAATGCTCCACCAGAAATCAAGAGGCATAGGTAAGATTTTAACTTTATCGCTCAGCTCTTTTCTTGCAATCAAAAGTCCTTTTGATGTTGTTACCGAAAAAACAATCTCTTTGCCGGGATATTCCAGTTTTATCGCATCAATAAGGGGTATAGCCGAAATAACCTCACCTACAGAAAGAGCGTGAATCCATATCCTGCTATCTTTTGGAGATTCTTTGGGAAGTGACAGACCCAGTCTTTCTGTAATCCTTTTATTTCCCAGCATTGAAAAAAGCATGATAAACGGTGCGCCGCAGATAATAATTATTGTATATATAATTTGGTATAATAAATGCGTTTTATATGATTTTTTCATAATATATTTTCAACAATAAATTAGTATGCTACCGATTTTATGGTAATATATTTGGCAACATTTACCAAAGCCGCCGTGTGTGTTTACTGACAGAATCAACAGATTAAAAAAATTCCATTTGATTCTATTGGGGGTTCCCAATCTTGGCAAGTAAATTTTTTAATGATAATAAAAAACTTGTCGGAAAGGTATTTGGTGGTACAATATTTTGGCAGGTAAATATCATTAAGAGTATTCACAAAAATGAAATATCAATGAGATAGTATAGGAAGTTTAACCTCAACCAGGAGATAAACATCAATGCATAAAAGCAGGGGCATTCGCATGCTTTCCATAGGTTTTGTTCTTCTCGCTTTGATTTTGGGAATCAGCACAAAAGCTATCGCACTTGAACCCAAAGAGGTTGTGGTGATAGCAAATTTAAAGAGCAAAGCCAGTGTAGAACTTGCAAAGTACTACATGAAAGGCCGCAAAATTCCGCCTGCAAATCTTATTACCATCTCTTGCACCTTAAAGGAGCGTTGTTCAAGAAATACTTATGAGAAAGAAATTGCAGATCCTGTTCGTAAACTTTTGTTGCGTGCTGATTGTTCAGGCAGAATCAAATGTCTGGTTTTAATGACAGGTATACCTCTAAAAGTGGAACCGGAGAAGCGTTCTAAACCGGAAATTTCTGAGCTTGCCTCGGTAGATTCGGAAATATCTTTTGTACGAATTAAAGAATTAAGACTTGAAGGTTGGCTTCCTAATCCTCATTTTACCGGTTATGATCAGGCCAACATTTTACAATTTCGTTCCGATGTTCTAATGGTGAGTCGTCTTGACGGCCCTGATGCCAAAACAGCAAAAAGAATTATTGATGATGCGCTCCGCGTTGAAAAACATGGTCTTAAGGGAATTGCATACTTTGATGCCCGTTATCCACTTTTGGGCAAGGACCTAAACACTTACGAAAAATACGATCTTTCCATAAGAAAGGCTTCGGAGATAGTGAGAAAAAGCGGGCTAATGAAAGATGTCGTTTTGGATACCCGGTCAAATCTTTTTCAAAAGGGGCAGTGTCCCGATGCGGCACTTTATTGCGGTTGGTACAGTCTGGCCAAATATGTAGATGCTTTCAAGTGGAATGCCGGCTCTGTCGGTTTCCATATAGCAAGTTCTGAGTGTGTGAGCCTCAAGAATCCGGCAAAACCTTATTGGTGTCCAAACATGCTAAAACATGGTGTTTGCGCCACGCTGGGGCCGGTTGCAGAGCCTTACCTTAACGCATTTCCTGATCCTGAGTTGTTTTTCAAATACCTGGTTGAAGAAAAAAAGACCCTGGTGGAAAGTTATTTTATGAGTCAGCCATTTGTTTCCTGGCGAATGGTACTTATCGGCGATCCACTATATGAGCCGTTTAAAAACAGGGAATGAACGTGCTCTCCAATGTACGAATGGTGGCGGTACTGGTATCCGCAGTTTTTGATGCCACCGGCGCAAAGTTTTTTCAGCTTCCTATGACCCCTGAACGGGTCAAAAAGGCACTTGAAAAATCTTAATTTTAAGGTAACTTCAGACCGTAGTATTATAAGCGCCGACAAGAATTATTTACTTCCGGAACCTGTTGCTTTAGGTATGCTTTTTTGCTTCAGCAACCGGATTTTATGGAGTACTTTAATGATAAATGCTAACGTTTTGCCAATTATAGCCGGAATACTTACAGCATGTATTTTATGCCAATGGATAGCATGGCGAGTCAAACTGCCTGCTATCATCTTCTTGCTCTTTACAGGGATCATAGCAGGGCCGGTTTTAGGTCTTTTAAATCCTGAAAATATATTAGGAGATCTCTTTTTTCCCTTTGTATCTCTTTCTGTTGCAGTCATTCTTTTTGAAGGAAGCCTGGCGCTTAGATTCAAAGAAATACTAGGTTTGGAGGTCGTTGTTCGGAACATGGTTTCATTTGGTATGGCTGTCACATGGCTTATCACTGCCCTGGCGACACATTATGCTATCGGACTGTCCTGGGAAATATCGTTTCTATTTGGGGCCATAACGGTGGTGACTGGTCCTACGGTCATTGCACCTATGTTGCGTACCATTCGACCAACACAAGCTGTTTCAAATATACTTCGGTGGGAGGGTATCATTATCGACCCCATAGGCGCGTCCCTCGCGGTTCTGGTTTATGAGTTCATCATATCCAGCGGAGGACAGACTGCATGGTCCCACACAATGTTGACCTTCGCGAAAATTATCTCTGTTGGAACGATAATAGGCATTTGCTGTGGTTATTTTTTCGGCCTCTCAATAAGATATCATTGGTTACCGGAGTTTCTCCATAATGTCACAGCACTAACACTCGTAATTACAACCTTTATAATATCAAACATTATTCAGACAGAATCCGGCCTTGTAACGGTTACGATTATGGGGATTTGGCTGGCAAATATGAAAGATGTAGATTTGGAAGGAATCCTTGATTTCAAAGAAAGCATCAGTATATTATTGATTTCTCTTCTTTTTATTATGTTGGCTGCACGTCTTGATATTCAATCATTAAAAAACCTGGGTTGGGGAGTTGTATTCATATTAATCGCCATCCAGTTTCTTGCGCGCCCACTTAATGTCATGGTGTCCACTATGCGATCGAAGTTGACATGGCCGGAGCGCCACATTCTTGCCTGGATTGCTCCTCGCGGCATCATCGCAGCCGCAATATCAGCCCTGTTTGCAGTCCAGCTTGAAAACGCCGGATTTTCCGATGCTCACCTTCTTGTTCCACTCACCTTCTCCGTTATCATCGTAACTGTTCTCCTGCAAAGCATCACAGCACGGCCTATTGCTCAGTGGCTTAAGGTAGCCGAGCCCGAACCGGCAGGGTTTCTCATTATTGGTGCGAATCTTGTGGCCCGGGCTATTGCTAAGGTTTTAGTTCAAAATAATATGAACGTCTTGTTAGTTGATCCCGAATGGGAAAAAATATCCAAGGCTAAAAAAGAAGGATTGGCGACATATTTCGGCAACCCAATTTCAGAGCATGCCGACCGCCATTTAGATCTTATCGGTATCGGTCGAATGTTAGCCCTTTCTCCCTCTGAGAGTGTAAATATTTCTGCAGTTATGCACTACAGGATGGAGCTTGGGCGAAACAATGTATTTATTATTCAATCTGAACCACAGGAAAGTGTGTCGGAAAGATTAAAAATGCCAATTCAAAGATTTGGAAAAACACTTTTCGGGAAAAATTTAACCTATTCCTCCATGGCCTTTGCGTTGTCTAATGGTGGAAAAATTCGTACAACAACCCTTACGGAACGTTTTGGGTTTAATGATTTTATTGAAAATCATGGTCAATTTTCTATCCCACTTTTCGCCATTGATCCCAAAGGGAAAGTTCAGATTTATTCTGAAGGTCAACGTGTAGACCCTAAGCCAAAGTGGTTAATAGTTTATTTATATACGGTTAAGGATGATAAAAAAAGAGTCAACAATTGACCCAAACTGACATTGAGAAAAGCGGCAATTTTGTCATGAAAAATTGATCTGAAAAAGGTAAAAGAAAAATAAACGGTTTGCAAAAGGAGAAAATATGCATCGTGTTATGATTCACCCCGCATCTTATGAAACTTGCAAAAAAGCAGTTGATCGGGCATTCGAGCTTTTCCCCCAGGATATTGCCCATAAAAAAGTTGTAATAAAACCCAATGTACTCCGGTCGTCTGCTGCAAAAGAACATATTGTTACTCATCCATCTTTGTTGCGGGCAGTGGTAGAAAAAGTTGAAAAGATGTCTCCGGCTTCTATTGTGGTAGGCGATAATCCGGGGCTGCATAACTATGGTGACAATGAAAACAGTTTTGAAAAAACAGGGTTGATGGATGCTGCGAAAGGTTATTACAAGAACCTTGGCAACTCAACTCAAAACCTTACTTTTAATCCTGAATTCATGCCTGAGGTGGGAGTTTCCAAAGAAATCATGGACGCTGATATTTTTATCAGCTTACCCAAATTTAAAACCCATGGCCTTACAGTTTTAACCGGGGCCATTAAAAACAGCTATGGGATACTTCCCGGTGCACAAAAAGCAAGGCTGCATCAAATTGCAGGCTCACCGGAGCGGTTTCATGATGTTATTGTTGAAGTTTTTCGCCTGCGGATTCCGGATCTTTTTATTATGGATGCAGTAGTAGGCATGGAGGGAAACGGTCCGGCTTCGCCTGAGCTAAGAGAAATCGGCCTTATTCTGGCTGCCGATAATGCCGTGGCTTTAGATGGAGTGGTTGCAAGAATGATGGGGCTTGATCCAGGCCGCCTGCGTTTTCTCCAAAAAGCAAAAGCCATGGGCCTTGGTGATTTTGATTCTAAAATGATTAAAATCGATGGCGAAATGCGAATTCTACCTGATTTCAAAGTTCCACCCTTAGGCGGTGAGGCTATTTTGGGTAATCAGGTTATTCAAAAATTAATGCAAACCAAATCACAGCTTAGACCCCAGGCAGATCCCAAATTGTGTACGGCGTGTGGCTCCTGTAAAGATCATTGCCCGGTTTCGGCTTTTTCAATGATAGAAAACCTACCTGTGGCTGATACTGGCATCTGTATTACTTGCTTTTGCTGTCAGGAGATCTGTCCCGAAAAGGCAATGGCTCTGATATAAAAGGAAAAATCCACTTATGTTCCACTGGCTCAGAAACTATCGCCGTTCTAAAATACGAAAGCAACCATTCCCCACTGAGTGGGAGGTCTTCATGCGCGCAAACGTGGTTCATTATTGTGTGCTTGATGAAACTGAACGCACCGAGCTGCGTGCATTAATGCAGGTCTTCATAAAAGAGAAGTATTGGGAGGGATGCGGTGGCCTTGAACTTACAGATGAAATACGCATTACTATTGCAGCCCAGGCATGTCTGCTGCTACTTGGAATTCCTCACAACTACTATCACAACGCGCAGTCAATTCTCGTTTATCCCTCCACCGTTGTGCCTCCGCAGCGGCGTCCCGGCTTTTTCGAAATAGCAAACAGCCCGGTGGATAGCCCCGCTCCTCTGCTTGGCCAGGCCTTCACTCAGGGTCCGGTAATTCTTGTGTGGGATGCTGTCTTGCATGGAGCGCGCCACCCCGAGCATGGGCATAATGTTGTTTATCATGAGTTCGCTCACAAGTTAGACATGCTTGATGGAGCTGCAGACGGTACCCCGCCCTTTGCCGATCGCGAACAGTTAGTTAAATGGGTGGCCGTATGTTCTACTGAATTCTTGCGACTTCGTAATCTCGCCGAAAAAGGCCATAAAACTTTCCTCGATGCCTACGGTGCGAAAAACGAGGCCGAGTTTTTCGCTGTGGCTACTGAAGAGTTCTTCGATCGCCCTGTTGCACTTAAGGAGCACGCCCCTGATCTCTATCGCGTCCTTAGCGACTATTACCGACAGGATCCGGCAGGCCGTGTGAATCGCACCTGCTTTACCAAATAGCATCCGGAACAAGCACCGAAATTTAGAATATCTTTCATTTATTGGAAATTAATTTAAAATATGCTACCTTACAAAAAACCCGGATTTATGTTGTGATTTATAGAACATTAGAATTATTTGTTGTCTGCACAAAGCCTTTGACAAAAAACAAACCCCAAAAAAGGAATTATGGAAATTACATTAACTACACCGGCATTACTTTTTCCGGCAATTTCACTTTTGCTTGTGGCATATACGAATCGTTTCAATACTATTGGGGCACGTATTCGAACTTTGCATTCTCAATATAAAGAAAACCATGATTGCATTTTGGCCGGCCAGATTGAAAGTTTAAGAATACGTTTATATCTGATAAAAAAGATGCAGGCATTTGGTGTTGCGAGCCTTTTTTTATGTGTTTTATGTATATTTATTCTGTTTGCAGGTAAATCGCTTATAGGGGAAATATTATTTTGCATCAGCTTAATCCTTATGATGATTTCATTGTTTTTCTCTTTTAAGGAAATATTGCTATCAGCAAACGCATTGAATCTTGAGCTAAGTGACATGCAAAAAGACAATAAAGGTACATGTAAATATAATCACTGAAGGTATTAGATAAATAAATGGTTAAAAATCATAATAAACTAAATCCCGGAAAGCATTCGAAACACAAATCTATGGAGATTAAAGCTCCGGCTGATGCAGTGATGCTCGGCGAATTGCCGGCAACCGCCATATGTGGAAATGACATCAGTTCATCCTGTTTGTACGTTTCTGCTTTATCAATAGTATATGCAGGAAAATATGCATGGATTTCTCTTTTGATAGTTGCAGGAGTATTGTATTTCTACCGGAAGATATATGGTGAGGTTGTAGGAGCCCTGCCTTTAAATGGTGGTGCTTATAATGCACTGCTAAACACTACAAGTAAATCGGTTGCTTCCCTTGCCGCAGCCTTAACTCTTCTTTCGTATATGGCTACAGCAGTTATCTCAGCCAGTGAAGCAATGCATTATGTGCATGCACTATGGCATAAATTGCCAATTATGGAAGCAACCATAGTGTTGCTGTTATTCTTTATGTTATTAACTATCATAGGAATCGGCGAATCTTCCAGAGTTGCAGTCGTAATATTCATTACGCATCTGTCATGTCTTACCGTTCTGGTTATTGCGTGTAGTATATATCTCAAGACGCATGGATTTAGTGTGCTTGAATCAAATTACAGTATCCCGGTTGAGGGAGGGTTGGCTATGGCTTTATTCTTCGGATTTTCTGCCGCTATGCTGGGTATTTCCGGATTTGAAAGTTCAGCCAATTATGTGGAAGAACAGGCTCCGGGAGTTTTCCCGAAAACTCTGCGCAATATGTGGGTTGTGGTCAGCATTTTCAATCCCCTAACGGCTTTTCTTGCACTTGCTATTGTGCCTATTCCCGAAGTTGCTGCAAATCAGGAAGCACTGCTTGCTCATATGGGTGGTATTTCAGCCGGAAACTGGCTTTCGTGGGTAATTTCAATAGATGCAGCGCTTGTATTAAGTGGTGCAGTGCTGACATCTTATATAGGTGTTGGTGGATTGATGCAGCGAATGACCTTAGATAGGACTCTGCCGCAGTTTTTACTTAAACTGAACAAAAGAAATACTCCTTATCGCATTATGATTGCATTTTTTATTCTTTGCGTCTCAATTTTGTTGATTACTAAAGGAAAGTTAGGCGCTTTGGCAGGTGTTTATACGATTTCATTTTTATCGGTAATGGCATTATTTGGTATCGGAAATATTTTGCTTAAAGTGAAACGCGCACGTTTACCTCGTCCGGAAAAGGCGGGCGCCATTGCTCTTTTTATAGCTATCACAGCAGTTCTTGCAGCACTTGCGGGAAATGCCATTATGAACCCCGCTTATCTTGCCGTGTTTCTGGAGTATTTTCTACCGACCATGGGTATTGTTGCGATAATGTTATATCGAACAACAATACTTAAAGGTTTGCTATCTTTATTTAAGCATATTTCAGATAAAATTCAAAAAGCTGTTTCTCTTGGAAATGCAACTTTGCTCAAGATGATAAGCGATATCAATGCCCAGGAATTTGTATTTTTTACGAAAGATGATAATGTGGCTATCCTGAACAAGGTAATGATTTATGTAACCCAGAATGAACAAACGCGAAAATTAAAAATAGTTACTGTTTTGCCTGAAGACGGCGCTCTTACACCGGGCCTTGAAAGAGATTTAGAGGTTCTTGACCGTGCTTATCCTGATATCAAAATAGACTTTGTAAAACTGTACGGCGAATTTGGTCCTGAAATAATCAAAAAACTCTCGCAGAAATGGGATATTGCTCCAAATTTTATGTTTATCGGTTCTCCCGGTGATCATTTTCCATATAAAATAGCAGAGCTGGGAGGGGTGCGGTTAATAATTTAACAAAAATACCCGACTATCAAACATGATAAAGGAGAAACAATGGGGCTATTCAGGGAAAATCAGCTAAGGAGCTATAAAACAAGAACTGTAATATCGGTGATAGCCATTATAATGTGGTGGGCGATGGTTGCTTTTGCCGGAGTAAACGAAGATTTGTACAAAGCAATAGGAAGCTGCAACTTATCTGAGGTTAAACAGCTTATCTCAAAAAAAGCTGATGTTAATGCAAAGGGCAAAGACGGTAGCACAATGCTGATGCAGGCTTCCTGGGCTGGCAACAATGAGATTGTTCAGGAGCTGCTTAAAAAGGGTGCTAAGGTCAATGCCAAGAATAAAGATGGCTGGACCGCATTGATACATGCTTCTTTGTGGGGCCACAGTAAGATAGTAAAGGAGCTGCTGGCAAATGGTGCGGATGCCAATGCCGTAAGCAATGACGGCAGAACCCCTTTGATGTTTGCATCACAGTACGGTTTTTTTGAAGCTGTACAGGAGTTGTTGAAACATGGTCCCAAAGTAAATACAAAGGATAAAGTTGAAGGTACTGCATTGATGTATGCTTCAATGAAAGGTTCCCGTGAGATAGTACAAGAGTTATTAAAACAAGACGTTGAGGTAAATGCCAGGGAGAAAGCCGGTAATACTGCATTGATGTATGCTTCTCACAAAGGTCATCGAAATATTGTACAGGATCTATTGGCAAAAGATGCTGATATAAATATCAAAAACAAGGTGGGTAGTACTGCAATCTTGGTTGCCGCTTCAATGGGTCATTCTGATATTATGCAGGATCTGATGGCAAAAGGTGCCGATATCAAGGATAAGGATAAAGATGACAAAACATCATTGATATATGGTTCAGAGAAGGGCTGCCATGAGATTGTTCAGGAATTGTTGGCAAAGGGTGCCAATGTTAATGATAAGGACAAAGGTGGCGGTACTCCATTGATATATGCTTCAGAGAAGGGGCATCTTGAGATTGTACAGGACCTTTTAACAAAGGGTGCTGATGTCAATGCCGGAAATTATAGCGGCTTGACTGCGCTGATGGCTGCTTCTTTAAATGGTCATAGTAAAATTGTGAAAATTCTTCTGTTAAAAGATGCTGATGTAAATGCCAGGTTTAATAATGGCAGAACTCCATTGATATATGC of Pseudomonadota bacterium contains these proteins:
- the waaF gene encoding lipopolysaccharide heptosyltransferase II, which gives rise to MQLQPLEGSSINTILIRATNWVGDAVMTLPALEAVSESFPSAKITVIARPWVAPLFENHPAVSNVMVFQKHESFIKDISEIRSLVESIKEKQFDLAILFQNAFEAAIIAYLGGVKNRVGFDSDGRGILLTHPIKRTNEIFKIHQVEYYLSIIKALGFKAESRNPVIYISENNFNRADNILKQNGINNDEFVLGFAPGAIFGNAKKWPPERFAEIGDIAAQRWGAKTIIMGSKKEKYIGTVVSNLMIHTPVDFCGITSLEEAIAIISRCNFFVSNDSGLMHVAAALGVPTLAIFGSTDHIATGPRGPKTRIVKHDIDCAPCLKQECPTDFKCMLSITPEQVWQEMEQFRSACENISE
- a CDS encoding 3-deoxy-D-manno-octulosonic acid transferase, producing the protein MKKSYKTHLLYQIIYTIIIICGAPFIMLFSMLGNKRITERLGLSLPKESPKDSRIWIHALSVGEVISAIPLIDAIKLEYPGKEIVFSVTTSKGLLIARKELSDKVKILPMPLDFWWSINRIRNHINPYFFLLIETDIWPGLLNNLSKRNIKCFLVNGRISPRTFKAYKRLSFFIKPVFDKFALCMMQSEHDSKRLIETGIDKNKIITTGNIKFDRQWVPMQTQERDEWFKKLSLSAKDDIWVAGSIHKEEDKIILNVFSRLLPQFPGLRLILAPRNIEESGTILKIAQEMAIKSILKTDLLNNKEPYKILILNTIGELNRIYGIGKIAYIGGSMVPLGGHNPLEPASFGCPVLFGPYMHNFVLMSDLILKDKGAIQVNNETELFENIKKLLEDSGFCGKIGENSKKFVNKHQGAIKEALRHIKEHVN
- a CDS encoding 2-hydroxyacyl-CoA dehydratase family protein, coding for MYTNLFKLCGFSDEEIDEQKPRIEKTLKIIGSDTKEMIAKAEKNVQSNFDCSLEGIRMLLKVMMKEVMDAVLSGEEYEKRVYYNWPGLSPLAQAMIVAGRGTNVYACLAKQYLWMGLGNIFDTVNDLLDLGELIGQTAGRAHCPEYQIYTALYERKILPIPTIVLNCGWCCDQGPEVEELCTKLYGYEATYLDGTNDWEWGSWPNMDKRAIEYNASTIKASIARVNETTGLDITDDHIKAALQEIMQITMGYMTLTGMVSKADPQPISQADIGLVFLIKGAGTRYPKDVINGINMLIKETKQKIDAGVGVVPKGAPRVYVQLRTLVDQKPMRAIEELGLAIPMMMVDGYHPYETQPTNYPDDRWMSLSEQAFRKPQLSSAEGSLRYWEWCANDQKVDGIIMMYPISCRPFCSPTFIGKDYIEKNTGLPTILVEADGYDTRNYSSGQIKTRIESFAEILKANKKIAAGTL
- a CDS encoding glycosyltransferase family 9 protein; protein product: MTDVKNILIIKLSSIGDVVHALPFLEAIRQCFPASKIDWLIEEEASQVISGHPSINQIIVSGRKRWQKEIFEPSKFIKTSSDIIKFYKDVRLSSYDVVIDLQGLFRSGVLAAISKGKRKIGMSGSREGASFFLKELPVPVSYEQHAIDRYLKVASYLGCNTDTVKGEIPVFEQDKNLIDNLLGSQIENKNIIAVNPIAKWKTKLWEEDKFSKLASMLQKDLSCSIIFTGSKQDVPVIDGIMNKMDSKDRTINFAGRTSLKELAYLYSKCSVLVCTDTGPMHIASAMGCKVVSLFGPTSPLRTGPYGKGHKVIRSDKDCSPCLKKECDNTACMKNITVTEVFDAVMSII
- a CDS encoding TIGR03790 family protein; protein product: MHKSRGIRMLSIGFVLLALILGISTKAIALEPKEVVVIANLKSKASVELAKYYMKGRKIPPANLITISCTLKERCSRNTYEKEIADPVRKLLLRADCSGRIKCLVLMTGIPLKVEPEKRSKPEISELASVDSEISFVRIKELRLEGWLPNPHFTGYDQANILQFRSDVLMVSRLDGPDAKTAKRIIDDALRVEKHGLKGIAYFDARYPLLGKDLNTYEKYDLSIRKASEIVRKSGLMKDVVLDTRSNLFQKGQCPDAALYCGWYSLAKYVDAFKWNAGSVGFHIASSECVSLKNPAKPYWCPNMLKHGVCATLGPVAEPYLNAFPDPELFFKYLVEEKKTLVESYFMSQPFVSWRMVLIGDPLYEPFKNRE